In the Gammaproteobacteria bacterium genome, TTATAAGTTTTGTTTCTGCCTACAACATCATCGGATTTAACTGTTAACATTTCCTGCAATGTGTATGCAGCACCGTAAGCTTCCAATGCCCACACCTCCATCTCACCGAATCTCTGACCACCGAATTGAGCTTTACCACCCAATGGTTGTTGTGTAACCAAAGAATAAGGACCAGTGGAGCGAGCATGCATCTTATCATCAACCAAGTGATTCAGTTTCAGCATGTACATGTAACCTGTGGTTACCGGTCTGTCAAATTTCTTACCGGTTCTTCCATCGTAAAGCACCGCTTGTCCACTGGTTGGTAGATCAGCTAGTTCTAACAATTTTTTGATGTTTTTCTCTTCAGCACCATCAAATACCGGTGTTGCCATTGGCACACCGCCTTTGAGATTGTGAGCCAGTTCCATGATTTCATCATCGTTTAACTCATCCAGATTGACTCGTTCTTTATCGATGTTGTAAATCTTGGTTAGGAATTCACGCAAATTATTTGCTTTTTCATTCTTCTCAAGCATCTCAGTAATTTTATCGCCCAAACCTCTGGCGGCCCATCCCAAATGAACCTCAAGTACCTGACCGATATTCATACGTGAAGGCACACCCAATGGATTCAGAACGATATCAACCGGTCTTCCGTTTTTATCAAATGGCATATCTTCCTCTGGCACAACCATTGAAATCACACCTTTGTTTCCATGACGCCCCGCCATTTTATCGCCTGGTTGAATTCGACGTTTCACCGCCAAATAAACCTTAACCATTTTCAAAACGCCGGGAGCCAAATCATCACCCGAAGTGATTTTCTTCTTCTTGTCTTCAAAACGCTCATCAAACAGTTTTCTTTGACGTTCAACCTGATCCGCCATCTGGTCGATTTGCTCAGAAACTTTAGCGTCACTGACTTTAACATCAAACCATTCGGATTCATCCAAACCATTTAAGTAGTCTTCAGTAACTTCAGCTCCTTTTTTCAAACCGGGAGCTTTAACAACTTTTTGCCCAACAAGAATGGAACGCAAACGTTGTTGAATCACTCCGCGCATGATTCTGAATTGATCGCGCAAGTCGTTACGAACCTGCTCAAGCAATTCATGTTCAATTTTTTCTGCGCGGTTCCCTTTTTCAACACCATCTCTGGTGAAAACTTGGACGTCAATAACAGTTCCGTGAGTAGAACTTGGAACTTTCAAAGAGGTATCTTTAACATCCAGCGCTTTCTCACCGAAAATAGCTCTCAGAAGTTTTTCTTCTGGTGTTAATTGCGTTTCTCCTTTAGGAGTCACTTTACCCACAAGAATATCACCAGGACCAACTTCTGCACCGACATAAACAATTCCAGAATCATCCAGTTTTGTCAGGGCGCTTTCACTGATGTTTGGAATATCAGCAGTAATTTCTTCTGTACCCAGTTTTGTATCACGAGCAATACAAGTCATTTCAACTATATGAATCGAAGTAAAACGATCGTCTTTTACAACTTTTTCAGAAATCAGAATCGAGTCCTCAAAGTTGTAACCATTCCAAGGCATGAAGGCAATCAACATATTTTGACCCAGAGCCAATTCACCTAAATCGGTTGATGGTCCATCTGCCAAAACATCACCAACATCAACCACATCACCGACATTCACCAAAGTTTTTTGGTTGATACATGTGTTTTGGTTAGAACGTGTGTATTTTGTCAAATTATAAATATCAACGCCCGGATCATCTTCAGCGATATGCTCTTCTGCAACACGAATTACAATTCTTGAGGCATCAGCCATTTCTACAACGCCCGGACGTCTGGCACTCACTGTTACACCAGAGTCACGCGATACAATTTTCTCCATTCCGGTTCCGACCAGTGGTTTATCTACTTTTAAAGTCGGAACAGCTTGTCGTTGCATGTTTGATCCCATCAGCGCCCTGTTCGCATCATCATGCTCAAGGAAAGGAATCAATGCCGCAGCCACTGAAACAATTTGTTTCGGCGATACATCCATATATTTCACATCTTTGGCTGGTGTCAGTGTTACCTCGCCATGATGACGTGATAAAACGAACTCATCTGTGAGTTTGCCTTTTTTATCCATTGTTGCATTTGCCTGTGCAATAGGATATTCACCCTCTTCTATTGCAGAAAGATAGACGATGTCACTAGTCACCACTCCATCATTTACTTTACGATATGGAGTTTCCAAGAAACCATATGAATTAGTTCTTGCATAAACCGATAATGAGTTGATCAAACCAATATTCGGCCCCTCAGGAGTTTCAATCGGACATAATCTTCCATAGTGTGTCGGATGCACGTCACGAACCTCAAAACCAGCTCTTTCACGAGTCAAACCACCTTGTCCAAGTGCAGAAATACGACGCTTGTGCGTAATTTCAGACAATGGGTTGTTTTGATCCATAAATTGTGACAACTGATTAGAACCAAAGAATTCTTTAACAGCAGCAGCAATTGGT is a window encoding:
- the rpoB gene encoding DNA-directed RNA polymerase subunit beta, whose product is MSYSFTEKKRIRKDFARSKVVVDVPFLLKTQVESYDKFLGLVEDEKCGLDEALKSVFPIESYSGYAKLEYISVNIEKPVFNVTECKLRGLTFGSTVRAKVQLVIYDKDSPVRNKKIKNVKEQDVYLGDLPLMTPNGTFVINGTERVIVNQLHRSPGVFFDHDKGKTHSSGKLLYSARIIPYRGSWLDIEFDPKDNMYVRIDRRRKLPATILLRALGYETEEILDLFFEKISISLKKTGASMKLVAQQLKGEVFDFDIKDGSDVIVPKGKRITARHEKQLAKSGMKTISLEDSYLLDKIIAKQVVNKETGEVIVEANATITEEVLELLREAGVKSFEILYVNDLDNGPYMSTTVNVDPTRSQLEALVEIYRMMRPGEPPTEESSKALFEGMFFNPDRYDLSEVGRMKFNKRLGINEDEGSGTLSNDDIINVMRELVNIRNGNGAVDDIDHLGNRRVRSVGEMTENVFRVGLVRVQRAVRERLTVADSEGLTPQDLINAKPIAAAVKEFFGSNQLSQFMDQNNPLSEITHKRRISALGQGGLTRERAGFEVRDVHPTHYGRLCPIETPEGPNIGLINSLSVYARTNSYGFLETPYRKVNDGVVTSDIVYLSAIEEGEYPIAQANATMDKKGKLTDEFVLSRHHGEVTLTPAKDVKYMDVSPKQIVSVAAALIPFLEHDDANRALMGSNMQRQAVPTLKVDKPLVGTGMEKIVSRDSGVTVSARRPGVVEMADASRIVIRVAEEHIAEDDPGVDIYNLTKYTRSNQNTCINQKTLVNVGDVVDVGDVLADGPSTDLGELALGQNMLIAFMPWNGYNFEDSILISEKVVKDDRFTSIHIVEMTCIARDTKLGTEEITADIPNISESALTKLDDSGIVYVGAEVGPGDILVGKVTPKGETQLTPEEKLLRAIFGEKALDVKDTSLKVPSSTHGTVIDVQVFTRDGVEKGNRAEKIEHELLEQVRNDLRDQFRIMRGVIQQRLRSILVGQKVVKAPGLKKGAEVTEDYLNGLDESEWFDVKVSDAKVSEQIDQMADQVERQRKLFDERFEDKKKKITSGDDLAPGVLKMVKVYLAVKRRIQPGDKMAGRHGNKGVISMVVPEEDMPFDKNGRPVDIVLNPLGVPSRMNIGQVLEVHLGWAARGLGDKITEMLEKNEKANNLREFLTKIYNIDKERVNLDELNDDEIMELAHNLKGGVPMATPVFDGAEEKNIKKLLELADLPTSGQAVLYDGRTGKKFDRPVTTGYMYMLKLNHLVDDKMHARSTGPYSLVTQQPLGGKAQFGGQRFGEMEVWALEAYGAAYTLQEMLTVKSDDVVGRNKTYKNIVDGQHEIVAGMPESFNVLVKEVRSLGLNIELENE